The following coding sequences are from one Longimicrobiaceae bacterium window:
- a CDS encoding cation:proton antiporter regulatory subunit — MDIREHDLPGVGKKFACATDAGDRLTVIIHNTGAREIYFFERGEDFPHAAVRLEDAEARKLGAVLGGAYFQPATDESMEMVLGQLSVEWMKVEPPSPLAGKTLAQAAVRERTGASVIAVLRQGKAIPNPQPDQEIAAGDTLMVIGDREQVTRFGGLLRGRNAD, encoded by the coding sequence ATGGACATTCGCGAGCATGACCTTCCCGGCGTCGGGAAGAAGTTCGCCTGCGCCACCGACGCGGGCGACCGGCTGACCGTCATCATCCACAACACCGGCGCGCGCGAGATCTACTTCTTCGAGCGGGGGGAGGACTTCCCGCACGCCGCGGTGCGCCTGGAGGACGCGGAGGCGCGGAAGCTGGGCGCCGTCCTCGGGGGTGCCTACTTCCAGCCCGCCACCGACGAGTCGATGGAGATGGTGCTGGGACAGCTCTCGGTGGAGTGGATGAAGGTGGAGCCGCCGTCGCCGCTCGCCGGGAAGACGCTGGCGCAGGCCGCCGTGCGCGAGCGCACCGGGGCGAGCGTCATCGCGGTGCTGCGGCAGGGGAAGGCGATCCCCAACCCGCAGCCCGACCAGGAGATCGCGGCCGGGGACACGCTGATGGTGATCGGCGACCGCGAGCAGGTGACGCGCTTCGGAGGGTTGCTCCGGGGACGGAACGCGGACTGA